From the Microbacterium thalassium genome, one window contains:
- a CDS encoding acyl-CoA thioesterase — MLAVLDITGHNARTTEDIFTGHSQSMPLGRVFGGQVLAQSLVAATRTIPDDRAIHSMHGYFLRPGDSANDITFSVDRIHDGRSFSTRRTQAFQDGVPIFSMIASFQDEDPGLEHQVPMPEGIPGPEDLPDMESHLHGLHPMSKRLFTDRPADLIHVPSPIYTSVDGERRPSQAVWMRVRRMIGDDRAVHRAALAYLSDLTIQESVLRVHGVPWATRGLRVASLDHAMWFHRFGRVDQWLLYVQESPSSRGGRGLATGRVYTRDGELLATVAQEIMVRVPDPS; from the coding sequence ATGCTCGCGGTCCTCGACATCACGGGGCACAACGCGCGCACGACCGAGGACATCTTCACCGGGCACTCGCAGTCGATGCCGCTGGGACGGGTGTTCGGCGGCCAGGTGCTCGCGCAGTCGCTCGTGGCGGCGACGCGCACGATCCCCGACGACCGGGCGATCCACTCGATGCACGGCTACTTCCTGCGGCCGGGCGACTCGGCCAACGACATCACGTTCTCGGTCGACCGCATCCACGACGGCCGCTCGTTCTCGACGCGCCGCACGCAGGCGTTCCAGGACGGCGTGCCGATCTTCTCGATGATCGCGTCGTTCCAGGACGAGGATCCGGGGCTCGAGCATCAGGTCCCGATGCCCGAGGGCATCCCGGGCCCCGAGGACCTGCCCGACATGGAGTCGCACCTGCACGGCCTGCATCCGATGTCCAAGCGGCTGTTCACCGACCGTCCCGCCGACCTCATCCACGTCCCGTCGCCGATCTACACGTCGGTCGACGGCGAGCGCCGGCCGAGTCAGGCGGTGTGGATGCGGGTGCGCCGCATGATCGGCGACGACCGCGCCGTCCACCGCGCGGCGCTCGCCTACCTCAGCGACCTCACCATCCAGGAGTCGGTGCTGCGCGTCCACGGGGTGCCGTGGGCCACGCGCGGGCTCAGGGTCGCGAGCCTGGACCACGCGATGTGGTTCCACCGCTTCGGGCGCGTGGACCAGTGGCTGCTGTACGTGCAGGAGTCGCCGAGCTCCCGCGGCGGCCGCGGGCTGGCGACAGGTCGCGTCTACACGCGAGACGGCGAGCTGCTGGCGACGGTCGCACAGGAGATCATGGTGCGGGTGCCCGACCCGTCGTGA
- a CDS encoding DedA family protein encodes MDLNALLADIAASPWVPLVVLLVCVLDGFFPPVPSETTVVAALAATVATGDPLQVSVIAVAAASGAVAGDSIAYGLGRRIGLERFAWMRRPAVRRVADWTRARVHRSPAVLILAGRYVPVGRVAVNATAGASRLAYRRFLPLSSVAAIAWALVCLAVATVSATWFGDPLWASLAAVAVMLVLGVVLDAIGRRRLSPAAPARRPAPPLTTGRAPAP; translated from the coding sequence GTGGACCTCAACGCGCTGCTCGCCGACATCGCCGCCTCGCCGTGGGTGCCGCTCGTCGTGCTGCTCGTGTGCGTTCTCGACGGGTTCTTCCCGCCGGTCCCGAGCGAGACGACCGTCGTCGCCGCGCTGGCCGCGACGGTCGCGACCGGCGACCCGCTCCAGGTCTCGGTGATCGCGGTCGCCGCCGCGTCCGGCGCCGTGGCGGGCGACAGCATCGCCTACGGGCTCGGCCGCCGCATCGGGCTCGAGCGCTTCGCGTGGATGCGCAGGCCCGCCGTGCGGCGCGTGGCCGACTGGACGCGAGCCCGCGTGCATCGCTCGCCCGCCGTCCTCATCCTCGCGGGACGGTACGTGCCCGTCGGCCGCGTCGCCGTGAACGCGACGGCCGGTGCCTCGCGCCTGGCGTATCGGCGGTTCCTTCCGCTGTCGTCCGTCGCGGCGATCGCGTGGGCGCTGGTGTGCCTCGCGGTCGCGACGGTCTCGGCGACCTGGTTCGGGGACCCGCTGTGGGCGTCGCTCGCGGCCGTCGCCGTCATGCTCGTGCTCGGCGTCGTCCTCGACGCGATCGGCCGCCGGCGGCTGTCACCCGCGGCGCCCGCACGCCGCCCGGCCCCGCCGCTCACGACGGGTCGGGCACCCGCACCATGA
- a CDS encoding acyl-CoA thioesterase, with translation MTESIPDAGGPATGRRLHLPIHVRWGDLDAFNHVNNTSMLKLLEEARIRAFWQPEPGEQAPSTAVLDTGVDSGVLMLIARQEIEYLAPVPYQRAPLDIQLWFGKLGGSSIEVCYEVFSSAAQPTLYARATTVVVKVDAASGRPMRLSPLERDAWEPYLGPALSYAHRR, from the coding sequence GTGACTGAATCGATCCCGGACGCCGGCGGCCCCGCGACGGGCCGCCGGCTCCACCTCCCCATCCACGTCCGCTGGGGCGACCTCGACGCGTTCAACCACGTCAACAACACCTCGATGCTCAAGCTGCTCGAGGAGGCGCGCATCCGGGCGTTCTGGCAGCCGGAGCCGGGCGAACAGGCCCCCTCGACGGCGGTGCTGGACACCGGCGTCGACAGCGGCGTGCTCATGCTCATCGCGCGCCAGGAGATCGAGTACCTCGCCCCCGTGCCGTACCAGCGGGCGCCGCTGGACATCCAGCTCTGGTTCGGCAAGCTGGGCGGATCGAGCATCGAGGTCTGCTACGAGGTCTTCTCGTCGGCCGCGCAGCCCACGCTGTACGCCCGGGCCACGACGGTCGTGGTCAAGGTCGACGCCGCGTCGGGGCGCCCGATGCGACTGTCGCCGCTCGAGCGCGACGCCTGGGAGCCCTACCTCGGCCCCGCGCTGAGCTACGCCCACCGACGCTGA
- the ettA gene encoding energy-dependent translational throttle protein EttA encodes MAEYIYSMVRARKAVGDKLILDDVTMAFLPGAKIGMVGPNGAGKSTILKIMAGLDQPSNGEAKLSPGFSVGILMQEPELDEDKTVLENIQEGVAIKAKLDRFNEISALMSDPDADFDALLAEMGTLQEEIDAADAWDLDSQLEQAMDALRTPPGDASVKHLSGGEKRRVALAKLLLQKPDLLLLDEPTNHLDAESVLWLEQHLQKYPGAVIAITHDRYFLDNVAEWIAEVDRGRLIGYEGNYSTYLEKKRERLAVQGKKDAKLAKRLADELEWVRSNAKGRQAKSKARLARYEEMAAEAERTRKLDFEEIQIPPGPRLGSVVIEAKKLEKGFDGRSLIDGLSFSLPPNGIVGVIGPNGVGKTTLFKTIVGLEPLDGGDLKIGETVKISYVDQSRGSIDPNKTLWEVVSDGLDIITVGKTEIPSRAYVSKFGFKGPDQQKKAGVLSGGERNRLNLALTLKEGGNLLLLDEPTNDLDVETLQSLENALLEFPGCAVVITHDRWFLDRIATHILAYEGTDENPDQWYWFEGNFEAYEANKIDRMGPEAARPHRTAYRKLTRD; translated from the coding sequence ATGGCTGAGTACATCTATTCGATGGTCCGCGCCCGCAAGGCGGTCGGCGACAAGCTGATCCTCGACGACGTCACGATGGCGTTCCTCCCCGGGGCGAAGATCGGCATGGTCGGCCCCAACGGCGCCGGAAAGTCGACGATCCTGAAGATCATGGCGGGGCTCGACCAGCCGTCGAACGGCGAGGCGAAGCTCAGCCCGGGCTTCAGCGTCGGCATCCTCATGCAGGAGCCCGAGCTCGACGAGGACAAGACCGTCCTCGAGAACATCCAGGAGGGCGTGGCGATCAAGGCCAAGCTCGACCGGTTCAACGAGATCTCGGCGCTCATGAGCGACCCCGACGCCGACTTCGATGCGCTGCTGGCCGAGATGGGGACGCTCCAGGAGGAGATCGACGCCGCCGACGCCTGGGACCTCGACTCGCAGCTCGAGCAGGCGATGGACGCCCTGCGCACGCCGCCCGGCGACGCATCCGTCAAGCACCTGTCCGGCGGTGAGAAGCGTCGCGTCGCCCTCGCCAAGCTCCTGCTCCAGAAGCCGGACCTGCTGCTGCTCGACGAGCCCACCAACCACCTCGACGCCGAGAGCGTGCTGTGGCTCGAGCAGCACCTGCAGAAGTACCCCGGCGCCGTGATCGCGATCACGCACGACCGGTACTTCCTGGACAACGTCGCCGAGTGGATCGCCGAGGTCGACCGCGGCCGGCTCATCGGGTACGAGGGCAACTACTCGACCTACCTCGAGAAGAAGCGCGAGCGTCTCGCGGTGCAGGGCAAGAAGGACGCCAAGCTCGCCAAGCGACTCGCCGACGAGCTCGAGTGGGTCCGCTCCAACGCGAAGGGACGTCAGGCCAAGTCGAAGGCGCGTCTGGCGCGCTACGAGGAGATGGCGGCCGAAGCGGAGCGCACGCGCAAGCTCGACTTCGAGGAGATCCAGATCCCGCCGGGCCCGCGCCTGGGCAGCGTCGTGATCGAGGCCAAGAAGCTCGAGAAGGGCTTCGACGGACGCTCGCTCATCGACGGGCTGAGCTTCTCGCTCCCGCCGAACGGCATCGTCGGCGTCATCGGCCCCAACGGCGTCGGCAAGACCACGCTGTTCAAGACCATCGTGGGCCTCGAGCCGCTCGACGGCGGCGACCTGAAGATCGGCGAGACGGTCAAGATCAGCTACGTCGACCAGTCGCGCGGCAGCATCGACCCCAACAAGACGCTGTGGGAGGTCGTGTCGGACGGCCTCGACATCATCACCGTGGGCAAGACCGAGATCCCGTCGCGCGCGTACGTGTCGAAGTTCGGCTTCAAGGGCCCGGACCAGCAGAAGAAGGCGGGCGTGCTGTCGGGCGGTGAGCGCAACCGCCTGAACCTCGCGCTCACGCTCAAAGAGGGCGGCAACCTGCTGCTGCTCGACGAGCCGACGAACGACCTCGACGTCGAGACGCTGCAGTCGCTCGAGAACGCGCTGCTGGAGTTCCCCGGCTGCGCCGTGGTCATCACGCACGACCGGTGGTTCCTCGACCGCATCGCGACGCACATCCTCGCCTACGAGGGGACCGACGAGAACCCCGACCAGTGGTACTGGTTCGAGGGCAACTTCGAGGCCTACGAGGCCAACAAGATCGACCGCATGGGCCCCGAGGCCGCGCGTCCGCACCGCACCGCCTACCGCAAGCTCACGCGTGACTGA
- a CDS encoding DUF6993 domain-containing protein: MPRLRLRPPSAPARSRGLVARTGSLVVSLTLTLALASSGCSDGGGADPDADRAMSPFPATAAPSPSPAAPTPTPTSDPTAFDPDADLEQNLAVFGSVIDDVWAGDRRGEGRAYVDALVAAGFVKSTMELTADATTVGNAAESIQIAVLWQQQCLIGQVGPATGEPVAVAAPALAEGRCLVGDTRPIDW; encoded by the coding sequence GTGCCCCGTCTCCGACTGCGTCCGCCGAGCGCGCCCGCACGGTCGAGGGGGCTCGTGGCGCGTACGGGGAGTCTCGTCGTCTCGCTGACGCTGACGCTGGCGCTCGCGTCCAGCGGCTGTTCCGACGGCGGTGGAGCCGATCCCGACGCCGACCGTGCGATGTCGCCCTTCCCGGCGACCGCGGCACCCTCACCGTCGCCGGCGGCGCCCACTCCGACGCCGACCTCGGATCCGACGGCTTTCGATCCGGATGCCGACCTCGAGCAGAACCTCGCTGTGTTCGGTTCCGTGATCGATGACGTCTGGGCCGGTGATCGCCGCGGCGAGGGGCGCGCCTACGTCGACGCGCTCGTCGCCGCGGGTTTCGTGAAGTCGACCATGGAGCTCACCGCCGACGCCACAACGGTCGGCAACGCCGCAGAGAGCATCCAGATCGCCGTGCTGTGGCAGCAGCAGTGCCTCATCGGGCAGGTCGGCCCCGCCACCGGGGAGCCCGTCGCCGTGGCCGCGCCCGCTCTGGCCGAGGGGCGATGCCTGGTCGGGGACACGCGCCCGATCGACTGGTGA
- a CDS encoding single-stranded DNA-binding protein, protein MITFTGRIGTPPTQKVIAGGTTVTTFRVGSTRRRRDAQTGRWNDDGTSWYTVSAYRRLGDFAAASLRTGEPVVVVGRLKIREWENSGAKGVAIDVDADAIGHDLNWGTSTFAKPERAAAESSAQRDPEEEWARPGGDGEEPDAWVTAPIPAAGAAGGSDPSTETPF, encoded by the coding sequence ATGATCACGTTCACGGGCCGCATCGGGACCCCGCCGACGCAGAAGGTCATCGCCGGGGGAACCACGGTGACGACCTTCCGCGTCGGCAGCACGCGGCGCAGGCGCGACGCGCAGACGGGGCGGTGGAACGACGACGGGACGAGCTGGTACACCGTTTCGGCCTATCGGAGGCTCGGCGACTTCGCCGCCGCGTCGCTGCGCACGGGCGAGCCGGTGGTCGTCGTCGGCCGGCTGAAGATCCGCGAGTGGGAGAACTCCGGCGCGAAAGGCGTCGCGATCGACGTGGACGCCGACGCGATCGGCCACGATCTGAACTGGGGCACGAGCACCTTCGCGAAGCCCGAACGCGCAGCGGCCGAGTCGAGTGCGCAGCGCGACCCCGAGGAGGAGTGGGCCCGACCCGGCGGGGACGGGGAGGAACCGGATGCGTGGGTGACCGCGCCCATTCCGGCCGCGGGTGCGGCTGGAGGCTCCGACCCGTCGACCGAGACGCCCTTCTGA
- a CDS encoding PLP-dependent aminotransferase family protein: MDSRVSARSLATALGGWRTREPAYEALADGIRLLCLDNRLAPKTTLPAERELAGALSVSRSTVSSAYASLRTSGHVSSLRGSGTVTLALRRHEAAGIVTGAGAIDLQQASPPAWPGLAGIVAETAQDAAAIVARSGYDTLGSRRLRQAIAARYVERGIPTDADEVLVTTGAQSAIHLVASALLARGDRVLIETPTYPHAAEALRRAGGRLVGVPVTTGDGWDLDRAQQAFARTLPALAYLMPGFQNPTGRTMTPLEHETLAAAAERAGTVLVLDETTVDLDIDGRSAPPARVRSESSVVRIGSLGKTVWGGLRIGWVRAREDVIRRLAAERPAHDLGTPELEQEIAVRVLDRFDDVLAQRARLLGAGRDALVGALGERLPSWRVPTVDGGLSLWVELGAALSPAVVMDARTRGVLLSAGPRFAVDGGHERHLRLPFTAPVPDLVRAVDILADSWRRVRAGVPHTALEALDPVI; this comes from the coding sequence ATGGACTCCCGGGTTTCGGCGCGATCGCTGGCGACGGCATTGGGCGGCTGGCGAACGCGAGAGCCGGCCTACGAAGCGCTGGCCGACGGCATCCGCCTGCTGTGCCTGGACAATCGCCTGGCCCCCAAGACCACGCTGCCGGCGGAGCGCGAACTCGCCGGTGCTCTGAGCGTCAGCCGCAGCACGGTCTCGTCGGCGTACGCGAGCCTGCGCACGAGCGGCCACGTGTCGAGCCTGCGGGGTTCGGGGACGGTGACGCTCGCACTCCGACGTCATGAGGCCGCGGGCATCGTGACCGGCGCGGGAGCGATCGACCTGCAGCAGGCGAGCCCCCCGGCTTGGCCGGGGCTCGCGGGGATCGTCGCCGAGACCGCGCAGGACGCGGCGGCCATCGTCGCCCGGAGCGGGTACGACACCCTCGGCAGCAGGCGTCTGCGCCAGGCGATCGCCGCACGCTACGTCGAACGCGGCATCCCGACCGACGCGGACGAGGTGCTCGTGACCACGGGGGCGCAGAGCGCGATCCACCTGGTCGCGTCCGCGCTGCTCGCCCGCGGCGACCGCGTGCTCATCGAGACGCCGACGTATCCGCACGCCGCGGAGGCGCTGCGTCGGGCGGGCGGGCGGCTCGTCGGCGTGCCGGTCACGACCGGCGACGGCTGGGACCTCGACCGTGCGCAGCAGGCCTTCGCGCGGACGCTGCCGGCACTGGCCTACCTCATGCCGGGCTTCCAGAACCCCACGGGACGCACGATGACGCCGCTCGAGCACGAGACGCTCGCAGCCGCCGCGGAGCGGGCCGGGACGGTGCTCGTCCTCGACGAGACCACCGTCGATCTCGACATCGACGGCAGGTCCGCGCCGCCGGCGCGCGTGCGCTCGGAGTCGTCCGTCGTGCGCATCGGCTCGCTCGGCAAGACCGTGTGGGGCGGGCTCCGCATCGGCTGGGTCCGCGCGCGTGAGGATGTGATCCGCCGTCTCGCGGCCGAGCGGCCCGCGCACGATCTCGGCACCCCCGAGCTCGAGCAGGAGATCGCCGTGCGCGTCCTCGACCGATTCGACGACGTCCTCGCTCAGCGCGCCCGGCTGCTCGGGGCGGGGCGCGACGCGCTGGTCGGCGCGCTGGGCGAGCGGCTGCCGTCATGGCGCGTGCCGACCGTCGACGGCGGACTGTCGCTGTGGGTCGAGCTCGGCGCGGCGCTGAGCCCGGCTGTCGTGATGGATGCGCGCACGCGGGGGGTGCTGCTGTCGGCGGGACCCCGGTTCGCCGTCGACGGGGGGCACGAGCGGCATCTGCGGCTGCCGTTCACGGCCCCCGTGCCCGACCTCGTCCGGGCCGTCGACATCCTGGCGGACTCGTGGCGACGGGTTCGAGCCGGGGTGCCGCACACCGCGCTGGAGGCGCTGGACCCGGTCATCTGA
- a CDS encoding methyltransferase, with translation MSTTETHHPLWVAYGASGVAGSIRKDADGYTVTMAGADAPTGTYPSMEIAKNALHAHMAPGSDWPQFREH, from the coding sequence ATGAGCACGACCGAGACGCACCACCCACTCTGGGTCGCCTACGGCGCCTCCGGCGTCGCCGGATCGATCCGCAAGGATGCCGACGGGTACACCGTCACGATGGCCGGTGCCGATGCTCCGACCGGCACCTACCCCAGCATGGAGATCGCCAAGAACGCCCTGCACGCCCATATGGCGCCGGGGAGCGATTGGCCGCAGTTCCGCGAGCACTGA
- the orn gene encoding oligoribonuclease: MVGSSDNDRLVWIDCEMTGLDLEVDELVEIAVVVTDFELRPLDPGFQIVIKPDASALANMNDFVTKMHESSGLLDEIPHGVTVADAEFQALEYIQRFVPQEGKAPLAGNTIGTDRMFLAKYMPRVDRWLHYRNVDVSSIKELSRRWYPRAYIHAPAKDGGHRALADILESIRELAYYRQAVFVPEPGPTSDGARALAASVVSSFASDL, translated from the coding sequence ATGGTGGGATCCTCCGACAACGATCGTCTGGTGTGGATCGACTGCGAGATGACGGGCCTCGATCTCGAGGTGGATGAACTCGTCGAGATCGCCGTCGTCGTGACGGATTTCGAGCTTCGCCCGCTCGATCCGGGCTTCCAGATCGTGATCAAGCCCGATGCGTCGGCGCTGGCGAACATGAACGACTTCGTCACGAAGATGCACGAGTCGTCGGGGCTGCTCGACGAGATCCCCCACGGGGTCACCGTCGCCGACGCCGAGTTCCAGGCCCTCGAGTACATCCAGCGCTTCGTGCCGCAGGAGGGCAAGGCGCCGCTGGCCGGCAACACGATCGGCACCGACCGGATGTTCCTCGCCAAGTACATGCCGCGCGTGGATCGCTGGCTGCACTACCGCAACGTCGACGTGTCGAGCATCAAGGAGCTCTCGCGCCGCTGGTACCCCCGCGCCTACATCCACGCTCCGGCCAAGGACGGCGGCCACCGCGCGCTCGCCGACATCCTGGAATCGATCCGCGAGCTCGCCTACTATCGCCAGGCGGTCTTCGTCCCCGAGCCCGGGCCCACCAGCGACGGCGCGCGTGCGCTCGCCGCCTCCGTCGTGTCGTCATTCGCCTCGGACTTGTGA
- a CDS encoding metallopeptidase family protein: protein MLEMDADAFEQLVVDELDALPDDMVDGLDNVVFVVEDRPEDGDPDLLGLYDGWALTERDRYGTGAELPDRIIVYREAHLAQCADLDELRDEVHTTLVHEIAHFYGIDDDRLHELGWA, encoded by the coding sequence ATGCTTGAGATGGATGCCGACGCGTTCGAACAGCTCGTCGTCGACGAGCTCGACGCTCTGCCCGACGACATGGTCGACGGTCTCGACAACGTCGTGTTCGTCGTCGAGGACCGCCCCGAGGACGGCGACCCCGACCTTCTGGGCCTGTACGACGGATGGGCGCTCACCGAGCGCGACCGGTACGGGACCGGCGCCGAACTGCCGGACCGCATCATCGTCTATCGCGAGGCGCACCTCGCGCAGTGCGCCGACCTCGACGAACTCCGCGACGAAGTGCACACGACCCTCGTGCACGAGATCGCGCACTTCTACGGGATCGACGACGACCGCCTGCACGAACTGGGCTGGGCATGA
- the clpS gene encoding ATP-dependent Clp protease adapter ClpS gives MSTAAPLADERTDEAVEAHRARPWQTVVWDDPVNLMSYVTHVFQSYFGFTKPVAERLMLAVHNDGHAVVAEGPREQMELHTQAMHDYGLWATVRQAPE, from the coding sequence ATGAGCACCGCAGCGCCCCTCGCCGACGAGCGGACCGACGAGGCCGTCGAGGCCCACCGGGCCCGCCCGTGGCAGACCGTCGTCTGGGATGATCCCGTGAACCTCATGAGCTACGTCACCCACGTGTTCCAGTCCTACTTCGGATTCACCAAGCCGGTGGCCGAACGCCTCATGCTGGCGGTGCACAACGACGGCCACGCCGTCGTCGCCGAGGGCCCACGCGAGCAGATGGAGCTCCACACGCAGGCCATGCACGACTACGGACTGTGGGCGACCGTGAGGCAGGCACCCGAGTGA
- a CDS encoding DUF2017 family protein, with product MTPPESVILEITRLEAAHLSGLIGQFAELMSEPASDEDPAVQRLVPDAYPDDEDAAREFRSLTQDDLLDRRRDDARVVIADLAPAADIPEDPDDPALRESVPIVLDRDHAHAWLRTLAAVRLVLATRLGIADADDHVDGDPRFGIYDWLGYRLDGLVRAVAGDLA from the coding sequence GTGACCCCTCCCGAGTCCGTGATCCTCGAGATCACCCGCCTCGAGGCCGCGCACCTGTCCGGGCTGATCGGCCAGTTCGCCGAGCTCATGAGCGAACCCGCATCGGACGAGGATCCGGCGGTGCAGCGTCTCGTCCCCGATGCGTATCCCGACGACGAGGACGCCGCGCGCGAGTTCCGCTCCCTCACCCAGGACGACCTGCTGGATCGGCGACGCGACGACGCCCGGGTCGTGATCGCCGACCTGGCGCCGGCGGCCGACATTCCCGAGGACCCGGACGATCCGGCGCTGCGCGAGTCGGTTCCGATCGTGCTCGACCGCGATCACGCGCACGCATGGCTGCGCACGCTGGCGGCCGTGCGCCTGGTGCTCGCGACGCGCCTGGGCATCGCGGATGCCGACGACCACGTCGACGGCGACCCGCGTTTCGGCATCTACGACTGGCTGGGGTACCGGCTCGACGGCCTCGTGCGCGCCGTGGCGGGTGACCTCGCCTGA
- a CDS encoding DNA polymerase IV, translating into MGRGDGSGRIVSPEGADDTGAGILHVDMDAFYASVEQLDDPSLRGRPIIVGGEDGRSVVSSASYQARRFGVRSAMPVGQALRLCPTAIVVPPNFARYVELSRQVMDLFRDVTPLVEPLSIDEAFLDVRGARRLWGSPGVIARDLRARVHDETGLTCSVGAAATKHVAKIASTMSKPDGLLIVPEASTAQFLAPLSVRALWGIGPKAAEALESRGVRTVADVLETPAASLDRALGPAMSRRIQQLVRGVDARLVTTEHVEKSVGHEETFHTDISDAGALRAELRRLADRVGARLRKGGWEARTIAIKVRYSDFTTVTRSVTLAEPTDVGQRIGDAAHELFDALDRPLPVRLVGVRAEKLGPAGGAPASLWDDDEDWRRVEGALDDAHARFGRAAVTRAALLDTSRGGGSLPSNPRPPHPE; encoded by the coding sequence ATGGGGCGCGGTGACGGATCGGGCCGGATCGTCTCGCCGGAGGGTGCGGACGACACCGGCGCCGGGATCCTGCATGTCGACATGGACGCGTTCTATGCGTCCGTCGAGCAGCTCGACGACCCGTCGCTGCGGGGCCGACCGATCATCGTCGGCGGAGAGGACGGCAGATCGGTCGTCTCGAGCGCGTCGTACCAGGCGCGCAGATTCGGCGTGCGCTCGGCCATGCCCGTCGGGCAGGCGCTGCGGCTGTGCCCCACGGCGATCGTCGTCCCGCCGAACTTCGCCCGCTACGTCGAGCTGTCCCGGCAGGTGATGGACCTCTTCCGGGACGTCACGCCGCTGGTCGAGCCGCTGTCGATCGACGAGGCCTTCCTCGACGTGCGCGGCGCGCGACGGCTGTGGGGGAGCCCCGGGGTGATCGCGCGCGACCTGCGAGCGCGCGTGCACGATGAGACCGGGCTCACGTGCAGCGTGGGGGCGGCCGCGACCAAGCATGTGGCGAAGATCGCCTCGACGATGAGCAAGCCCGACGGCCTGCTCATCGTCCCGGAGGCGTCGACGGCACAGTTCCTCGCCCCGCTGTCGGTGCGCGCGCTGTGGGGGATCGGGCCGAAGGCGGCCGAGGCTCTCGAGAGCCGTGGCGTCCGGACCGTCGCCGACGTCCTCGAGACGCCGGCGGCCTCGCTCGATCGGGCGCTCGGACCGGCGATGAGCCGGCGCATCCAGCAGCTCGTGCGCGGCGTCGATGCGCGGCTCGTGACGACCGAGCACGTCGAGAAGAGCGTCGGTCACGAAGAGACCTTCCACACCGACATCTCCGACGCGGGCGCCCTGCGCGCCGAGCTGCGCCGGCTGGCCGACCGCGTCGGCGCGCGTCTGCGCAAGGGCGGCTGGGAGGCCCGCACGATCGCGATCAAGGTGCGCTACTCGGATTTCACGACGGTGACCAGGTCTGTCACGCTCGCCGAGCCGACCGACGTGGGACAGCGCATCGGCGATGCCGCGCACGAGCTGTTCGACGCGCTCGATCGCCCGCTGCCCGTGCGGCTGGTGGGGGTGCGCGCCGAGAAGCTGGGGCCCGCCGGCGGGGCGCCGGCCTCGCTGTGGGACGACGACGAGGACTGGCGGCGCGTCGAGGGCGCCCTCGACGACGCCCACGCGCGCTTCGGGCGTGCCGCGGTCACCCGCGCGGCTCTGCTGGACACGTCGCGCGGCGGCGGATCGCTCCCGTCCAACCCGCGCCCGCCTCATCCGGAATGA